One window of the Novosphingobium sp. KACC 22771 genome contains the following:
- a CDS encoding aldehyde dehydrogenase family protein gives MDHAFRLLIDGALVDGAGAMPVINPATGQVFATAPRADAGQLDAAVAAAGRAFPGWAARSYAERRAFLERFADGVEARFEELARLMTLEQGKPLDQARFEVGGTIAGLRWFAAQEIAPHIIRDTPSERITEHRSPLGVVAAITPWNFPLILLVVKLAPALITGNVVIAKPAPTTPLTTLMLGEVAADILPPGVFQTLADANDLGGALTSHPGIAHVSFTGSTATGKKVLANTADTLKRFTLELGGNDAALVLDDADVTKVAPAIFGAAMVNAGQVCLAAKRVYAPRAMYDDLCDALGDLARAAVVGDGLDQGSQIGPVQNAAQYAKLIDYLAEAREQGRIVAGGAAIEREGYFIAPTIVRDLPDDARLVREEQFGPVLPVLPYDDLGEAVAAINASEYGLGGTIWTGDAERGERVAMLIDSGTVWVNRHLDLPFDVAFGGAKQSGLGRQQGMEGLLEFTQAKIINVAKG, from the coding sequence ATGGATCATGCGTTTCGTCTGTTGATTGATGGCGCTTTGGTGGATGGGGCGGGCGCGATGCCTGTTATCAACCCCGCCACGGGGCAGGTGTTTGCCACGGCCCCGCGCGCGGATGCGGGGCAATTGGACGCGGCGGTGGCGGCGGCAGGCCGCGCCTTTCCGGGCTGGGCCGCGCGCTCCTATGCCGAGCGGCGGGCATTTCTTGAGCGCTTTGCCGATGGCGTTGAGGCGCGGTTCGAGGAGCTGGCCCGGCTGATGACGCTGGAGCAGGGCAAACCGTTGGATCAGGCGCGCTTTGAGGTGGGCGGCACGATTGCCGGGCTGCGCTGGTTCGCCGCGCAGGAGATCGCGCCCCACATCATCCGCGATACGCCGAGTGAGCGGATCACCGAACATCGCAGCCCATTGGGCGTGGTGGCCGCGATCACGCCGTGGAATTTTCCGCTGATCCTGCTGGTGGTCAAACTGGCGCCCGCGCTGATCACCGGCAATGTGGTGATCGCCAAGCCCGCGCCGACCACCCCGCTCACCACGCTGATGCTGGGCGAAGTGGCCGCCGACATTCTGCCGCCGGGCGTGTTTCAGACGCTGGCCGATGCCAATGATCTGGGCGGGGCGCTGACCAGCCATCCCGGCATTGCCCATGTCAGCTTTACCGGATCGACCGCCACCGGCAAAAAGGTGCTGGCCAACACGGCCGACACGCTCAAGCGCTTTACGCTGGAGTTGGGCGGCAATGATGCGGCGCTGGTGCTGGACGATGCCGACGTGACCAAGGTGGCGCCCGCCATCTTTGGCGCGGCCATGGTCAATGCCGGGCAGGTGTGCCTGGCGGCCAAGCGCGTCTATGCCCCGCGCGCGATGTATGATGATCTGTGCGATGCGCTCGGCGATCTGGCGCGCGCGGCCGTGGTGGGCGACGGGCTGGATCAGGGCAGCCAGATCGGCCCGGTCCAGAATGCGGCCCAATATGCCAAGCTGATCGACTATCTGGCCGAGGCGCGCGAGCAGGGCCGGATCGTGGCCGGGGGCGCCGCGATTGAGCGCGAGGGCTATTTCATCGCCCCCACCATCGTGCGCGACCTGCCCGATGATGCGCGGCTTGTGCGCGAGGAGCAGTTCGGACCGGTGCTGCCGGTGCTGCCCTATGACGATCTGGGCGAAGCTGTCGCGGCCATCAACGCCAGCGAATATGGGCTGGGCGGCACGATCTGGACCGGCGATGCCGAGCGCGGCGAAAGGGTGGCGATGCTGATCGACAGCGGCACGGTCTGGGTCAACCGCCATCTCGACCTGCCTTTCGATGTGGCCTTTGGCGGGGCCAAGCAGTCGGGGTTGGGGCGGCAACAGGGGATGGAAGGGCTGCTGGAATTCACGCAGGCCAAGATCATCAACGTCGCCAAGGGTTGA
- a CDS encoding TonB-dependent receptor, whose amino-acid sequence MRHHLLLCSAAAFALAGAPAMAQQASSEPAIGEIVVTAQKRSENVQNVPIAISAFTASALKERSVTSVASLSALAPNVNLDGGTPFSGSSAVLSATIRGIGSDDFAFNIDPGVGIYLDGVYLARTVGANQDLPDVERVEVLKGPQGTLFGRNTIGGAISIVTHDPGKEFKGSFDATTGSFNMVKLRATVDVPLTDGLFSSLTVSGINRQGFLKRIPYPDQRAGNSDSYTKFANADYANGSREGGDNSVSLRGKLKWDNGGAITATFTGDYTRQDSPAQATKLLGVFPNVLGPFAGANHLPGTAFDPTSTTGYLFAGLYNFCIASTPAQIAARNAQALCGPRGTQYNPQYQMAGLGSVNVDGNPFNDRLPWDSRFLIANPDLSYANGPSFTKLTAWGLGGTVQAEVSPSLTIKSITAYRQTNWKGGVDADGSPLSFLELSFTQNQWQLSQELQLLGRAFDKKLNYVLGAYYFKEKGDLHDYVNFAEGLLQVDGPNKFNTENWALFGQIDFRPSDLLGFTAGGRYTQERKLFEGGQQDLNGGNYKLFGCAAGDGTIAPYGSFPLAPPVAAGGPPCYAALSYPNPANPVQVYVPGVNRKSFSNFSPKLGVQLHPSRDIMIYGSWSKGYKTGGWTTRLTNPQGNVAPDFNEEKATTIEAGIKSSLLDRHLQVNMAAFTTAYKGVQLNIQIGTSPTIANAGDARIKGLELEVVAAPVRGLTINGAVGYIDAHYTSLLPAALVNASPIPGIQAGIYVGAPLPKTANWKINVSPRYEMKLGNGGSFVVLGDWTHTTEVWNDIARALLLRRPTNDMFNASLTYNAPDAKWSLTLGGTNLSDTRYLTSGGLNIAAGTAFGTYNRPREWYLRYGMKF is encoded by the coding sequence ATGCGACACCATCTCTTGCTGTGCAGCGCGGCGGCTTTCGCACTGGCGGGCGCCCCGGCCATGGCGCAACAGGCATCATCCGAGCCCGCCATTGGCGAAATCGTCGTCACCGCGCAAAAGCGTTCGGAAAATGTCCAGAACGTGCCGATCGCCATCAGCGCCTTCACCGCCTCGGCGCTCAAAGAGCGTTCGGTCACTTCGGTCGCCTCGCTTTCGGCGCTGGCGCCCAATGTCAATCTGGATGGCGGCACGCCCTTTTCGGGGTCCTCGGCGGTGCTTTCGGCCACGATCCGCGGGATCGGGTCGGATGATTTTGCCTTCAATATCGATCCGGGCGTGGGCATCTATCTCGACGGCGTCTATCTGGCGCGCACGGTCGGCGCCAATCAGGATCTGCCCGATGTGGAGCGGGTCGAGGTGCTCAAGGGGCCGCAGGGCACGCTGTTTGGCCGCAACACCATCGGCGGCGCCATCAGCATCGTCACCCATGATCCCGGCAAGGAGTTCAAGGGCAGTTTCGATGCCACCACGGGCAGTTTCAACATGGTCAAATTGCGCGCCACGGTCGATGTGCCGCTGACCGACGGCCTGTTTTCCTCGCTGACGGTCTCGGGCATCAACCGTCAGGGCTTTTTGAAGCGCATTCCCTATCCCGACCAGCGCGCGGGCAATTCGGATTCCTATACCAAATTTGCCAATGCCGATTATGCCAATGGCTCGCGCGAGGGCGGCGACAACAGTGTCAGCCTGCGCGGCAAGCTGAAGTGGGACAATGGCGGGGCGATTACCGCCACCTTTACCGGCGACTATACGCGTCAGGACAGCCCGGCGCAGGCGACCAAGCTGCTGGGTGTGTTCCCCAATGTGCTCGGCCCCTTTGCGGGGGCAAACCATCTGCCCGGCACCGCTTTTGATCCCACATCGACCACGGGCTATCTGTTTGCCGGTCTCTATAATTTCTGCATCGCCAGCACGCCCGCCCAGATTGCCGCGCGCAATGCGCAGGCCCTGTGCGGCCCGCGCGGCACGCAATATAATCCTCAGTATCAAATGGCAGGCCTTGGCAGCGTCAATGTTGACGGCAATCCATTCAATGACCGGCTGCCGTGGGATTCGCGCTTCCTGATCGCCAACCCGGATCTGAGCTATGCCAACGGTCCCAGTTTCACCAAGTTGACGGCATGGGGCCTTGGCGGCACGGTGCAGGCCGAAGTCAGCCCCAGTCTGACCATCAAATCGATCACCGCCTATCGCCAGACCAACTGGAAGGGCGGGGTGGATGCCGACGGCTCGCCGCTTTCCTTCCTTGAACTGAGCTTTACCCAGAACCAGTGGCAATTGAGCCAGGAACTGCAATTGCTGGGCCGCGCTTTTGACAAGAAGCTGAACTATGTGCTGGGCGCCTATTATTTCAAGGAAAAGGGCGATCTGCATGACTATGTGAACTTTGCCGAGGGCTTGCTGCAGGTGGACGGCCCCAACAAATTCAACACTGAAAACTGGGCGCTGTTCGGCCAGATCGATTTCCGTCCCAGCGATCTGCTCGGCTTCACCGCCGGCGGGCGCTACACGCAGGAGCGCAAGCTGTTTGAGGGCGGGCAGCAAGATCTGAACGGCGGCAATTACAAGCTGTTCGGCTGCGCCGCGGGCGATGGCACGATTGCGCCCTATGGCAGTTTCCCGCTGGCCCCGCCGGTCGCGGCGGGCGGACCGCCCTGCTATGCGGCGCTGTCCTATCCCAATCCCGCCAATCCGGTGCAGGTCTATGTGCCGGGCGTCAACCGCAAGAGCTTTTCCAATTTCTCGCCCAAGCTGGGGGTGCAATTGCATCCCTCGCGTGACATCATGATTTATGGCTCATGGTCGAAAGGCTATAAGACCGGCGGCTGGACAACGCGCCTGACCAACCCGCAGGGCAATGTCGCGCCCGATTTCAACGAGGAAAAGGCCACCACCATCGAGGCTGGCATCAAATCCAGCCTGCTCGACCGCCATCTGCAAGTGAACATGGCCGCCTTCACCACCGCCTACAAGGGCGTTCAGCTCAACATCCAGATCGGCACTTCGCCCACCATCGCCAATGCGGGCGATGCGCGGATCAAGGGGCTGGAGCTGGAGGTCGTGGCCGCCCCGGTGCGGGGCCTGACCATCAATGGCGCGGTGGGCTATATCGATGCCCATTACACCTCGCTGCTGCCCGCAGCTTTGGTCAATGCCAGCCCTATTCCCGGCATTCAGGCGGGCATCTATGTCGGCGCGCCTTTGCCCAAAACGGCGAACTGGAAGATCAATGTCTCGCCCCGCTATGAGATGAAGCTGGGCAATGGCGGCTCCTTCGTGGTGCTGGGCGACTGGACGCATACGACCGAGGTGTGGAACGATATCGCCCGCGCCCTGCTGCTGCGCCGCCCCACCAATGATATGTTCAACGCCAGCCTTACCTATAATGCGCCCGATGCCAAATGGTCGCTCACGCTGGGCGGGACCAATCTGAGCGACACCCGCTATCTTACCAGCGGCGGGTTGAATATCGCGGCGGGCACGGCCTTTGGCACCTATAACCGCCCGCGCGAATGGTATCTGCGCTACGGCATGAAGTTCTGA
- a CDS encoding helix-turn-helix domain-containing protein encodes MLTRHATGSVCADERLDYWNDLIADMFPGMTVDGARDIDASWTGCRLGDFGLSLALSQRSSVRRWAGAAPQGGGERGLIHFQSQGFSATEQCGRHAALFSGDLTFCAPDEPYGIEISDRNAMFVIDFPWEALRRFGGRPGMVLRHRAPSLGVLRGFIASIFAQNWSDEHAPAEADALGEVLMRLLCNAMQAQDSGSGAGADLRERVLAFVEDNLANGALRTGAIAQTLGVPAREVQMVFAEMATTASDYINTRRLALAADRLRKGTRGASLSDLAYELGFSDAAHFSRRFRERFGETPSFYATRFRA; translated from the coding sequence ATGCTGACAAGGCACGCTACAGGCTCGGTTTGCGCCGATGAGAGGCTGGATTACTGGAATGACCTGATTGCCGATATGTTTCCAGGCATGACGGTCGATGGCGCGCGCGACATCGACGCCAGTTGGACCGGATGCCGATTGGGCGATTTCGGGCTCAGCCTTGCGCTTTCGCAACGCTCATCGGTGCGGCGTTGGGCGGGCGCCGCGCCGCAAGGCGGGGGTGAACGCGGGCTGATCCATTTCCAGTCGCAGGGTTTCAGCGCAACCGAGCAATGCGGCCGCCATGCCGCCCTGTTTTCCGGCGATCTGACCTTTTGCGCGCCCGATGAGCCGTATGGCATCGAGATTTCCGACCGCAACGCCATGTTTGTGATTGATTTTCCCTGGGAAGCGCTACGCCGCTTCGGCGGACGCCCCGGCATGGTACTGCGGCACAGGGCGCCTTCGCTGGGCGTGCTGCGCGGTTTCATCGCCTCGATCTTTGCCCAGAACTGGAGCGACGAGCATGCGCCCGCCGAAGCTGATGCCTTGGGTGAGGTGTTGATGCGCCTGCTGTGCAACGCAATGCAGGCGCAGGACAGCGGGTCCGGGGCGGGCGCTGATCTGCGCGAACGCGTGTTGGCCTTTGTCGAGGACAATCTGGCCAATGGCGCGCTGCGCACCGGAGCGATTGCCCAGACCCTCGGCGTACCCGCGCGCGAGGTGCAGATGGTCTTTGCCGAAATGGCGACAACCGCCAGCGATTATATCAATACGCGCCGTCTGGCGCTGGCCGCCGACCGTTTGCGCAAGGGAACGCGCGGGGCCTCGCTCAGCGATCTGGCCTATGAACTGGGCTTTTCCGATGCCGCCCATTTCAGCCGCCGCTTCCGCGAGCGCTTTGGCGAAACACCCAGTTTTTATGCCACCCGGTTTCGCGCATAG
- a CDS encoding alpha/beta hydrolase, whose translation MTEPYVRSDVAAFLAAGQASGAPAINELPVAEARAAIRAMGRVMDLPPEPLAVVRDLACGAIPLRFYDARAVRDPGPLILFFHGGGFVFGDLDSHDSFCRFIAQRCDLPVLAVDYRLAPEHPFPAFAQDAEEVARWAAAGPQPLGHAPTGLITCGDSAGGHMAVLVAQRLGAIPAERPVLAQWAFYPFLGAGDDWPSFHAFGEGYMLTRAAMDWFDALCGKPEGDERYNLLLGPVPSTPLLIQTAALDPLSDPARFYADKGRAAGAKVVQIEAEGMIHGYVNMRAALPSAQQDVENLLAAGLALLED comes from the coding sequence ATGACAGAGCCTTATGTGCGCAGCGATGTCGCCGCCTTTCTTGCCGCCGGGCAGGCGAGCGGCGCACCCGCCATCAACGAACTGCCCGTGGCCGAGGCGCGTGCCGCCATTCGCGCCATGGGGCGGGTGATGGATCTTCCTCCCGAACCTTTGGCGGTGGTGCGTGATCTGGCCTGCGGCGCGATCCCGCTGCGCTTTTATGATGCGCGCGCGGTGCGTGATCCCGGGCCGCTGATCCTGTTCTTTCATGGCGGCGGTTTCGTCTTTGGCGATCTCGACAGCCATGATTCCTTTTGCCGTTTTATTGCGCAGCGCTGCGATCTGCCGGTGCTGGCGGTCGACTATCGCCTTGCCCCCGAGCATCCCTTTCCCGCCTTTGCGCAGGATGCCGAAGAGGTTGCGCGCTGGGCTGCCGCCGGGCCGCAACCGCTGGGCCATGCGCCGACCGGGCTGATAACCTGCGGCGACAGCGCAGGCGGACATATGGCGGTCCTTGTGGCGCAACGGTTGGGAGCCATCCCGGCGGAGCGTCCGGTGTTGGCGCAATGGGCGTTCTACCCCTTTCTGGGCGCGGGCGATGACTGGCCCTCGTTCCACGCCTTTGGCGAGGGTTATATGCTGACCCGCGCCGCGATGGATTGGTTCGATGCGCTGTGCGGCAAGCCGGAGGGGGATGAACGCTACAACCTGTTGCTGGGGCCTGTTCCTTCCACCCCGCTGCTGATCCAGACCGCCGCGCTTGATCCGTTGAGCGATCCGGCGCGCTTTTATGCCGACAAGGGGCGGGCGGCAGGCGCCAAAGTGGTGCAGATCGAGGCCGAGGGCATGATCCACGGCTATGTCAACATGCGCGCGGCCTTGCCCTCGGCCCAACAGGATGTGGAAAACCTGCTGGCCGCCGGATTGGCGCTGCTGGAGGATTGA
- a CDS encoding thiol-disulfide oxidoreductase DCC family protein: MIEALRNPSRQPRLKVWYDGGCPLCLREIAVMRRWDRAGNIAFVDLDDPVQACPLDRRLMLSRFHAQEDGVMLVGAAAFAAMWRAIPRLRLLGQMARFGPCLWTLERAYRAFLKIRPTLQRLLR; encoded by the coding sequence ATGATCGAAGCGCTGCGCAATCCCTCCCGCCAACCCAGGCTCAAGGTGTGGTATGACGGCGGCTGCCCGCTGTGTCTGCGGGAAATCGCAGTGATGCGGCGATGGGATCGGGCCGGAAACATTGCCTTTGTCGATCTGGACGATCCGGTGCAGGCCTGCCCGCTCGACCGGCGGCTGATGCTGTCGCGCTTTCATGCGCAGGAGGATGGCGTGATGCTGGTCGGGGCGGCCGCCTTTGCCGCGATGTGGCGCGCAATTCCCCGGTTGCGACTGTTGGGGCAAATGGCGCGGTTCGGGCCGTGCTTGTGGACGCTCGAGCGCGCCTATCGCGCTTTCCTGAAAATCCGGCCCACCCTGCAAAGGTTGCTGCGATGA
- a CDS encoding ABC1 kinase family protein: MSRARSVPSGRLARLAGLGQLAGGVVGGALAEGVRRLAQGQRPSLSDVLLTPANALRTADQLARMRGAAMKLGQMLSLDAGDLLPAELASILARLREAGDTMPPSQLNRVLTAQWGRDWRGRFARFDPRPLAAASIGQVHRAALHDGREVAVKVQYPGVAASIDADIDNVATLLRLSGLLPETLDIAPLLAEAKAQLHEEADYQREAEQMRGYGERLAGDARFVVPSPVAELSGKTVLVMDYIAGAPIETLANATQAQRNSAMAALFDLVLKEIFVFDAMQTDPNFANYRWQAESGRIVLLDFGAARPVSPQTRRAYRAMFAAGLAGNRDRLIEALVEGGFVGAAMSRKHRPALAEMVDFMIGHLNRPGLFDFADHSFVGHVRHLGEGIARDRATWHVPPAPTLFVQRKVSGTAMLAVRMKAQLPLRDMVAGALDDGPERLREN, encoded by the coding sequence ATGAGCCGGGCGCGTTCCGTGCCCAGCGGAAGGCTGGCGCGTCTGGCCGGACTGGGGCAATTGGCGGGCGGCGTCGTGGGCGGCGCCTTGGCCGAAGGGGTGCGCCGTCTGGCCCAGGGGCAGCGGCCTTCATTGTCTGACGTGTTGCTGACCCCGGCCAATGCGCTGCGCACCGCCGATCAATTGGCCCGGATGCGCGGCGCGGCGATGAAATTGGGCCAGATGCTCTCGCTTGACGCGGGCGATCTGCTGCCCGCCGAACTGGCCTCCATCCTCGCCCGCCTGCGCGAAGCGGGGGATACGATGCCGCCGAGCCAGCTCAACCGCGTGCTGACCGCGCAATGGGGGCGTGATTGGCGGGGCCGCTTTGCCCGCTTTGATCCGCGCCCTTTGGCGGCGGCCTCGATCGGACAGGTGCATCGCGCCGCCCTGCATGACGGGCGCGAGGTGGCGGTCAAAGTGCAATATCCCGGCGTCGCGGCCAGCATTGATGCCGATATAGACAATGTCGCGACCTTGCTGCGGCTCTCCGGGCTGCTGCCCGAAACGCTCGATATCGCGCCCCTGTTGGCCGAGGCCAAAGCGCAACTGCACGAGGAGGCCGATTATCAGCGCGAGGCCGAGCAGATGCGCGGCTATGGCGAGAGGCTGGCGGGCGACGCGCGCTTCGTGGTCCCCTCGCCTGTGGCCGAGCTGTCGGGCAAAACGGTGCTGGTCATGGACTATATCGCCGGGGCGCCGATTGAAACCCTGGCCAATGCCACGCAGGCGCAGCGCAACAGCGCCATGGCGGCGCTGTTTGATCTGGTGCTCAAGGAGATCTTTGTCTTTGACGCCATGCAGACCGACCCCAATTTTGCCAATTACCGCTGGCAGGCCGAGAGCGGGCGCATCGTGCTGCTGGATTTTGGCGCGGCGCGGCCGGTATCGCCGCAAACCCGCAGGGCGTATCGCGCGATGTTTGCCGCCGGACTGGCGGGGAATCGCGACAGGTTGATCGAAGCGCTGGTCGAGGGCGGGTTTGTCGGCGCCGCCATGAGCCGCAAGCATCGCCCGGCATTGGCCGAAATGGTTGATTTCATGATAGGGCACCTCAACCGCCCTGGCCTGTTCGACTTTGCCGACCACAGCTTTGTGGGCCATGTCCGCCATCTGGGCGAGGGCATCGCGCGCGACCGCGCAACATGGCACGTGCCTCCCGCGCCTACTCTGTTTGTCCAACGCAAGGTGAGCGGGACCGCCATGCTGGCCGTGCGGATGAAGGCGCAATTGCCGTTGCGCGACATGGTGGCGGGCGCGCTTGACGATGGCCCGGAACGGTTGCGCGAAAACTGA
- a CDS encoding glycine zipper 2TM domain-containing protein, producing the protein MRKLVLSAALAAVMLPIATPALADPPPWAPAYGRRGHDEYREDYRDHGRRMEYRRMSRNDRIWRGNDGRYYCRRSNGTTGLVVGAALGGVLGNQIAGNGDRTLGTILGLAGGGLLGREIDRGNVTCR; encoded by the coding sequence ATGCGCAAACTTGTTCTTTCCGCCGCCCTTGCGGCCGTGATGCTGCCCATCGCCACCCCGGCGCTGGCCGATCCTCCGCCTTGGGCGCCCGCCTATGGCCGCCGCGGCCATGACGAATATCGCGAGGATTACCGGGATCATGGGCGCCGGATGGAATATCGCCGCATGTCGCGCAATGATCGCATCTGGCGCGGCAATGACGGGCGCTATTACTGCCGCCGCAGCAACGGCACGACCGGCCTTGTGGTCGGCGCGGCGCTGGGCGGCGTGCTGGGCAACCAGATCGCGGGCAATGGCGACCGCACGCTGGGCACGATCTTGGGTCTGGCCGGCGGCGGCTTGCTGGGCCGCGAGATCGACCGGGGCAATGTGACCTGCCGCTGA
- a CDS encoding cryptochrome/deoxyribodipyrimidine photo-lyase family protein, with protein MSSGPLPQVVWFKRDLRLEDHAALHRAAMAGPVVALVIVEPDYWRGPDTSGRQWRFWRACMADLAEAIARRGGRLCLRVGDAVGELEALRAQIGPFALWAHEETGNAFTFARDRTVRRWARAQGVPFVELRQFGVIRGRGLNRDHWAAAWDAMMAQPLLPVPDIVWQSAPGRDALPGAGALGLVPDDAGAAEAAGRAAALSTLGSFLFERGEHYTKAMSSPLSAPDACSRLSWHLAYGSVSMREVWQATRQRYADLPDEARHWRQALRSFMARLHWHCHFIQKLESEPEAEFRPFARRYVGLRPPADPARLAAWAQGRTGYPFVDAVMRALQATGWTTFRMRAMLMSFAAYDLWLPWQEAGLVLARAFIDYEPGIHWPQCQMQAGETGINTVRIYSPIKQGMDQDPEGRFIRAWVPELSNVPGAWLHAMDKMDRAQREALCPDYPVPIVDHGAAARAAHQAIAALRSTREARAEADSVQRRHGSRKRTTARKKEAQSSARKAEREQIPQMQFDL; from the coding sequence ATGAGCAGCGGTCCTTTACCCCAAGTCGTCTGGTTCAAACGCGATCTGCGGCTGGAGGATCATGCCGCGCTGCACCGCGCCGCGATGGCGGGGCCGGTTGTTGCTCTCGTCATTGTCGAGCCTGATTATTGGCGCGGCCCCGATACATCCGGGCGGCAATGGCGGTTCTGGCGCGCCTGCATGGCGGATCTGGCCGAGGCGATTGCCCGGCGCGGGGGGCGGCTGTGCCTGCGCGTGGGCGATGCGGTGGGTGAACTCGAAGCATTGCGCGCCCAGATCGGGCCTTTTGCGCTCTGGGCGCATGAGGAGACGGGCAATGCTTTCACCTTTGCGCGGGATCGGACGGTGCGTCGCTGGGCGCGGGCGCAGGGTGTGCCTTTCGTCGAATTGCGCCAGTTCGGCGTCATCCGGGGGCGGGGGCTTAACCGCGATCATTGGGCCGCCGCGTGGGATGCGATGATGGCCCAGCCCTTGTTGCCGGTCCCCGACATTGTGTGGCAATCGGCGCCGGGGCGTGATGCCTTGCCCGGCGCGGGAGCCTTGGGGCTGGTGCCCGATGATGCGGGCGCTGCGGAAGCGGCCGGGCGGGCCGCCGCGCTCTCCACGCTGGGCAGTTTCCTGTTCGAACGGGGCGAGCATTACACCAAAGCCATGTCCTCTCCGCTCAGCGCGCCCGATGCCTGTTCGCGCCTGTCTTGGCATCTGGCCTATGGCTCGGTGTCCATGCGCGAAGTGTGGCAGGCCACCCGTCAACGCTATGCCGATTTGCCCGATGAGGCGCGCCATTGGCGTCAGGCGCTGCGCAGCTTCATGGCGCGCCTCCATTGGCATTGCCATTTCATCCAGAAACTGGAGAGCGAGCCGGAGGCCGAGTTTCGCCCTTTTGCCCGCCGCTATGTCGGCCTGCGTCCGCCCGCCGATCCCGCGCGCCTGGCCGCATGGGCGCAGGGGCGCACCGGCTATCCCTTTGTCGATGCGGTGATGCGCGCCCTGCAAGCCACGGGATGGACCACCTTTCGCATGCGCGCCATGCTGATGAGCTTTGCCGCCTATGACCTATGGCTGCCCTGGCAGGAAGCGGGGCTGGTGCTGGCGCGCGCCTTCATTGACTATGAACCGGGCATCCATTGGCCCCAATGCCAGATGCAGGCGGGAGAAACCGGGATTAACACGGTGCGCATCTATTCCCCCATAAAGCAGGGGATGGATCAGGACCCGGAAGGCCGGTTTATCCGCGCATGGGTGCCTGAACTGTCCAATGTGCCGGGCGCATGGCTGCATGCCATGGACAAGATGGACCGCGCCCAGCGAGAGGCTTTGTGCCCCGACTACCCCGTACCCATCGTGGATCACGGCGCGGCGGCGAGGGCCGCGCATCAGGCCATTGCCGCGCTGCGCTCCACGCGAGAGGCGCGGGCCGAGGCGGACAGCGTCCAACGGCGGCATGGCAGCCGCAAACGCACCACCGCACGCAAGAAAGAGGCCCAGTCCAGCGCGCGAAAGGCCGAACGCGAGCAAATCCCGCAGATGCAGTTCGACCTCTAG